The proteins below come from a single Chryseobacterium bernardetii genomic window:
- a CDS encoding DUF2867 domain-containing protein, translating to MKIKKIEFPAKSILYQGKEKFDYVDSFEGGVVGNGQNFDITQIGKAFFTSGPKWGKKMFAFRNKVVGLFGLKTGTETNAEKEANDFSCEVGDQVGIFKVFNKTSNEIVLGEDDKHLDFRVSLLFDKNQGGQDENSLTISTTVKFHNWLGVLYFLPVRPFHQLIVPVMLKNMIGKLESAKQ from the coding sequence ATGAAAATTAAAAAGATTGAGTTTCCGGCAAAATCTATTTTGTACCAGGGGAAAGAAAAGTTTGATTATGTAGATAGTTTTGAAGGCGGAGTGGTTGGAAACGGACAGAATTTCGATATTACCCAAATCGGGAAGGCCTTTTTTACGAGCGGACCCAAGTGGGGGAAGAAAATGTTTGCTTTCAGAAACAAGGTAGTTGGATTGTTTGGTTTGAAAACAGGTACAGAAACAAATGCAGAGAAAGAAGCCAATGATTTTAGCTGTGAAGTAGGGGATCAGGTGGGCATTTTTAAGGTCTTTAACAAAACCAGCAATGAGATTGTTCTTGGTGAAGATGATAAGCATCTGGATTTCAGGGTTTCCCTGTTGTTTGATAAAAATCAGGGAGGGCAGGATGAGAATTCTTTAACGATTTCTACTACAGTAAAGTTCCATAACTGGCTGGGAGTATTGTATTTTTTGCCGGTACGTCCTTTTCATCAACTCATTGTTCCGGTTATGCTGAAAAATATGATCGGCAAGCTGGAAAGCGCTAAACAATAA
- a CDS encoding methionine aminotransferase: MIQLPLSKLSNVGTTIFSQMTQLANENEAINLSQGFPDFMPDPELLNNVDHFVKKGFNQYAPLGGMIGLKEEIARKIENSHQSIYHPDAEITVTAGGTQAIFTAIAAFIKKDDEVIIFEPAYDCYEPTVELFGGIVKRFEMKAPDYQIDWTVVKSLISDKTKMIILNNPNNPSGKILKEKDINELIELVKDTSILILSDEVYENIVFDGKQHLSICKYPELKERSLLVASFGKLFHVTGWKVGYCAAPKALTDEFRKVHQFNVFCVNTPVQLALAEYMKNDEHYIHLNQFFQEKRDFLRKGLSGTSFDLLDCEGTYFQAVKYSKISDKNDFDFASELTVNHKVASVPFSSFYKNKLNENVIRLCFAKKQETLEKALENLSKI, from the coding sequence ATGATACAACTTCCTTTATCGAAACTTTCCAATGTAGGAACTACTATTTTCAGCCAAATGACGCAGCTTGCCAATGAAAATGAGGCTATTAATCTCTCCCAGGGATTCCCAGATTTCATGCCGGATCCAGAATTGTTAAACAACGTAGATCATTTTGTGAAAAAAGGGTTTAACCAATATGCACCTCTAGGCGGAATGATTGGCTTAAAGGAAGAAATTGCAAGAAAAATTGAAAACAGCCATCAAAGCATTTATCATCCTGATGCTGAAATTACAGTTACTGCAGGTGGAACCCAAGCTATTTTTACAGCTATTGCCGCTTTTATCAAAAAAGATGATGAAGTCATTATTTTTGAACCTGCTTATGACTGTTATGAACCTACCGTTGAGCTATTTGGTGGTATTGTAAAACGATTTGAAATGAAAGCACCGGATTATCAAATCGACTGGACTGTTGTAAAAAGCCTGATTAGCGATAAAACCAAGATGATTATCCTTAATAATCCGAACAACCCATCAGGAAAAATCTTAAAAGAAAAAGATATCAATGAGCTTATTGAACTGGTAAAAGACACTTCTATTCTTATTTTAAGCGATGAAGTGTATGAGAATATTGTCTTTGATGGAAAACAGCATTTAAGCATCTGTAAATATCCCGAATTGAAAGAAAGAAGTTTGCTGGTTGCTTCATTCGGAAAGCTTTTCCATGTGACAGGCTGGAAAGTTGGATATTGTGCTGCTCCAAAGGCTTTAACAGATGAGTTCAGAAAAGTACATCAGTTCAATGTTTTTTGTGTTAATACCCCTGTTCAGCTTGCTTTGGCAGAGTATATGAAAAATGATGAACATTATATTCATCTTAATCAGTTCTTCCAGGAGAAAAGAGATTTCCTGAGAAAAGGACTTTCAGGAACTTCGTTTGACCTTTTGGATTGTGAGGGAACATACTTCCAGGCTGTAAAATACTCTAAGATCTCAGATAAAAATGATTTTGATTTCGCCAGTGAGCTGACGGTTAATCATAAGGTGGCAAGTGTTCCGTTTTCATCATTCTATAAAAACAAACTGAATGAAAATGTGATCAGACTGTGTTTTGCCAAGAAACAGGAAACACTTGAAAAAGCTTTAGAGAATCTTTCAAAAATATAA